A single Cannabis sativa cultivar Pink pepper isolate KNU-18-1 chromosome 7, ASM2916894v1, whole genome shotgun sequence DNA region contains:
- the LOC115698195 gene encoding putative disease resistance protein RGA3, with protein MADGVLSNVAGSIVEMLGSAAFEEARLLYGVKDEFQKLVGTIEVIKGVLLDAEEKMDVDHQVKAWLKQLGDVFIVADDLVDKFHTEPSMSGNKFTRQVCLFFSSSNQLDFRFKMGHQIKSIREKLDAISANRSFHLDFRPIETRVGSGSSMRETYSYVREEEVIGREDDKREIIQKLVEMDFGEDVSFIPMVGIGGLGKTTLAQCVFNDERVQKHFEPKMWVCVSDVFDVKLLVGKILKSLTSSNLENLDLQQLQNKLREELSGKKYLLVLDDVWNENGEEWGKLKMLLKCGGKGSRVLVTTRSEVVARITQSRVERIKVKGLSEDMSWSLFKRMAFKEGQEPVEGSKGKELGLEVVKKCKGVPLAIRTIGRLLQERLWQSGDPQKELSTFLNREFAKIKQNENDILPTLKLSYNHLPSHLKHCFAYCRLFPKDHEINVRELIQLWMAQGFIKYSDDKSQCLEEIGYEYFINLLWRSFFQEPETCDFDDIMTCKMHDLMHDLAIKVAGSNSVIIDQNSKISDEKYLHVSFVNFDFDLETNNSLEIFEFFSQQKRLRTLLIHNFEGLSFSELEGFGSYFKCLRALSVPSMKIEVLPRNLCELEHLRYLNLSGNFRLKVLPSSFIRLQNLQTLNLTNCYSLVRLPLNMKKLINLRHLMIDGCKRLREMPPEFGYMSSLHTLDRFVASESSGVHELSNLINNLNGSLTIKRLGCTTNYSASKTTSKRVICEGKHNLYSLTLEWNVVRNDEMSIEGLQPPSSLKVLHVWGFMGVRFGGWLSSLDNLVKLKLIKCKKCQYLPKLDQLRSLEELYICEVEAEYMCSSAEDDDFDANLFFPSLVTLHIRYCFNLKWWWWKKEVDGNNEFVRSFPRLSNLEIEMSHHLTSMPLFPSIEEVTLIGTSSMALEETFKMMRGSKAHNTHPNISLLRSIVIRSCPSLTSLTMEGIGNLTSLEYIRIESCSNLTSLLEGIDNLASLRTVYIEHCHNLTSVLEGIDNFPSLQSILIDACPNLTSIPENFKKVKNSIIRRCPKLEET; from the coding sequence ATGGCCGATGGAGTTTTATCCAACGTTGCTGGAAGTATTGTTGAGATGCTGGGTTCTGCAGCATTCGAAGAGGCCAGACTGCTTTATGGTGTGAAGGACGAGTTTCAGAAACTTGTTGGGACAATTGAAGTAATCAAAGGCGTACTTCTTGATGCAGAAGAGAAGATGGATGTTGATCATCAAGTCAAAGCTTGGCTCAAACAACTTGGAGATGTTTTCATTGTTGCTGATGACTTGGTGGACAAGTTTCATACCGAACCTTCCATGTCTGGGAATAAGTTTACCAGACAGGTATGTCTTTTTTTCTCCAGCTCTAATCAGCTAGATTTTCGTTTTAAGATGGGCCATCAGATTAAAAGTATAAGAGAAAAACTAGATGCTATAAGCGCTAATAGGAGTTTCCATTTAGATTTTCGTCCAATAGAAACGAGAGTTGGTAGTGGAAGTAGTATGAGGGAGACCTACTCATATGTGAGGGAAGAGGAAGTTATTGGGAGAGAGGATGACAAGAGAGAGATTATTCAAAAATTGGTGGAAATGGATTTTGGGGAGGATGTGTCATTCATTCCAATGGTAGGGATTGGAGGGTTAGGAAAAACCACACTAGCTCAATGTGTTTTTAATGATGAAAGAGTCCAAAAACATTTTGAACCAAAAATGTGGGTGTGTGTTTCTGATGTTTTTGATGTGAAATTACTTGTGGGGAAAATTTTGAAGTCTCTTACGTCTAGCAATCTAGAAAACCTTGACTTGCAACAACTACAAAATAAACTTAGAGAAGAGCTAAGTGGAAAGAAATACCTGCTAGTGTTGGATGATGTTTGGAATGAGAATGGTGAAGAATGGGGTAAGTTAAAGATGTTGTTGAAGTGTGGAGGAAAGGGTAGTAGAGTCTTAGTAACTACTCGTAGTGAGGTGGTTGCTAGGATAACTCAGAGTAGAGTTGAGCGAATTAAAGTAAAGGGTTTGAGCGAAGACATGTCCTGGTCCTTATTCAAAAGAATGGCATTTAAGGAAGGTCAAGAGCCGGTGGAGGGCTCAAAAGGAAAGGAGCTAGGATTGGAGGTTGTCAAGAAATGTAAGGGAGTTCCTTTGGCCATAAGAACAATAGGAAGATTATTGCAGGAAAGGTTATGGCAGTCTGGAGACCCACAAAAGGAGTTGTCAACGTTTTTGAATCGCGAGTTtgcaaaaataaaacaaaatgaaaatgaTATCTTGCCCACCCTCAAACTAAGTTATAATCATCTCCCATCACATTTGAAGCATTGTTTTGCTTACTGTAGATTGTTCCCAaaagatcatgaaattaatGTGAGGGAGTTGATACAACTATGGATGGCACAAGGATTTATAAAATACTCTGATGACAAAAGCCAATGTCTAGAAGAAATTGGTTACgagtattttataaatctactTTGGAGATCCTTTTTCCAAGAGCCAGAAACTTGTGATTTTGATGATATAATGACATGTAAAATGCATGACCTTATGCATGATCTTGCAATTAAGGTGGCAGGATCAAATAGTGTCATAATCGATCAAAATTCTAAAATTTCTGATGAAAAATATCTCCATGTGTCATTCgtaaattttgattttgatcTTGAAACCAACAACTCACTCGAGATTTTCGAATtcttttctcaacaaaaaagACTTCGAACTTTACTTATACATAATTTTGAAGGGTTGAGCTTCTCAGAACTAGAGGGTTTTGGGTCCTACTTTAAGTGTCTACGAGCTTTGAGTGTACCTTCCATGAAGATTGAGGTGTTGCCAAGGAATTTGTGTGAATTAGAACATTTGAGATATCTAAATCTTTCTGGTAATTTTAGGTTAAAAGTGCTTCCTAGCTCTTTTATAAGATTACAGAATTTGCAAACTCTGAATCTTACTAATTGTTATAGCCTTGTTAGATTACCTCTAAACATGAAGAAATTAATCAACTTAAGGCATCTTATGATTGATGGATGTAAAAGATTGAGAGAGATGCCCCCTGAATTTGGGTATATGAGTTCCCTTCACACATTAGATAGATTTGTTGCATCTGAGTCCAGTGGGGTTCATGAATTGAGCAACCTCATTAACAACTTAAATGGAAGTTTAACAATTAAAAGACTCGGGTGCACGACAAACTACTCTGCATCAAAAACAACTTCAAAGCGAGTCATTTGTGAAGGCAAGCATAATCTTTATTCGTTAACTTTAGAGTGGAATGTAGTGAGAAATGATGAAATGTCAATTGAAGGTTTGCAGCCACCTTCCAGCCTAAAAGTGTTGCATGTGTGGGGTTTCATGGGTGTGAGATTTGGAGGTTGGCTTTCTTCATTGGATAACCTTGTTAAATTGAAGTTAATCAAATGCAAGAAGTGCCAATATCTCCCAAAATTAGATCAATTACGTTCTCTCGAGGAACTTTACATTTGTGAGGTTGAAGCAGAGTACATGTGCTCCTCTGCGGAAGATGATGATTTTGACGCCAACTTGTTCTTTCCATCCCTAGTGACTCTTCATATTAGATATTGTTTTAATCTCAAGTGGTGGTGGTGGAAAAAGGAAGTGGATGGGAATAATGAGTTTGTTAGATCATTTCCTCGTCTTTCCAATTTAGAAATAGAAATGAGTCATCACCTCACTTCAATGCCCTTGTTTCCATCTATTGAAGAAGTCACACTGATTGGAACTAGCTCAATGGCATTAGAAGAAACGTTTAAAATGATGAGGGGAAGCAAGGCACACAACACTCACCCAAACATTTCATTGCTAAGGTCTATCGTTATAAGAAGCTGCCCCAGTTTGACATCACTAACGATGGAAGGGATTGGTAACCTTACTTCCCTCGAGTATATTCGTATAGAAAGTTGCTCCAATTTGACATCACTCCTTGAAGGGATTGATAACCTTGCTTCCCTTAGGACTGTCTATATAGAACATTGTCACAATTTGACATCAGTACTAGAAGGGATTGATAACTTTCCTTCCCTTCAGTCTATCCTTATAGATGCTTGCCCCAATTTGACATCAATTCCCGAAAACTTCAAAAAAGTGAAGAATTCTATCATTAGGCGTTGTCCAAAGCTTGAAGAGACATAA